A single genomic interval of Lewinellaceae bacterium harbors:
- a CDS encoding DUF4295 family protein produces the protein MAKVSKNARAAQRAQNSGGKDWVKVVKPVKDAATGKYSFQEVMIHKDEVSKFFNS, from the coding sequence ATGGCTAAAGTTTCGAAAAACGCGCGGGCTGCACAAAGAGCCCAAAATTCAGGCGGAAAGGACTGGGTTAAAGTTGTTAAACCAGTCAAAGATGCTGCTACTGGAAAATATTCTTTCCAGGAGGTGATGATTCACAAGGACGAAGTATCCAAGTTTTTCAATAGTTAA
- the rpmG gene encoding 50S ribosomal protein L33 yields the protein MAKKQKGNRIQIILECTEHKESGMSGTSRYVTQKNRKNTPERLELKKYNPILKRYTVHREIK from the coding sequence ATGGCTAAGAAACAAAAAGGTAACCGGATACAGATTATTCTCGAGTGCACCGAGCACAAAGAGAGCGGCATGTCGGGCACATCGCGCTATGTGACCCAAAAAAACCGTAAAAACACTCCGGAAAGATTGGAATTGAAAAAATACAATCCGATATTAAAGCGCTATACCGTTCATCGTGAAATAAAATAA
- the rpmB gene encoding 50S ribosomal protein L28: MSKICQLTGKRPISGNNVSHSNRKTKRRFLPNLQKKRYYIPETDQWVTLKISTKAMRTINKLGLYSYLKKLESKGISTGVKLG; the protein is encoded by the coding sequence ATGTCTAAAATTTGTCAGTTAACAGGTAAGCGACCAATTTCAGGAAACAATGTTTCCCATTCCAACCGGAAAACGAAGAGACGTTTTCTGCCTAATTTGCAGAAGAAACGTTACTACATTCCGGAAACAGATCAGTGGGTAACTTTGAAGATTTCCACCAAAGCGATGCGTACAATCAATAAGCTGGGATTGTATTCCTATCTGAAGAAATTGGAAAGCAAAGGAATTTCTACCGGCGTTAAATTGGGTTAA
- a CDS encoding S8 family serine peptidase — translation MHRQLISFLFVGISSWLVAQNQFIVKLKDNSVISQAQLVLPEYRWQVISGSKMLYKLTTTHSLEEIRQLPDVLRAYPDAPLEKRETVPNDPLYPDQPSLEKIALPQAWDYTTGGTNALGDKIVIAVIDEGFDISHTDFEGNLWSNPGEIPNDGIDNDQNGYVDDFYGVNLQSKNDQHVAKQHGTSVAGIIGARGNNATGIAGINWNTQLMLISIPNLTISDLFIGYEYVLEQRRKYNLTNGQDGAYVVAFNQSLGVTGRKPDEFPDWCPYFDEMLDAGILFINATTNSEWDVDTQYDMPASCPSEGLITVTNTNLSDVRVTSGYGQTTIDLAAPGDGSYSLGINNEYRDFTGTSAASPHVSGVVGLLFGYPCTDFAQYLKSNPREGAIIVRDYLLSGVDLIPSLAEETVTGGRLNAINPMRAIQQEWCKEVLGDELVIRQVTLNQSARTLRIDIVRKDAQPVDYLICNTLGQVMYHETVTNPVQNVIFLDHLPGNITYGNVYFVCLRQGKSIVATKLIYL, via the coding sequence ATGCACCGGCAGTTGATTTCCTTTTTATTCGTAGGGATTAGTTCTTGGCTTGTAGCCCAGAATCAATTTATCGTTAAACTGAAAGACAACAGCGTAATAAGCCAGGCGCAGCTTGTCCTTCCGGAATATCGCTGGCAGGTCATCTCCGGGTCAAAAATGCTTTACAAACTTACCACGACGCATTCACTGGAAGAAATCCGCCAATTACCAGATGTCCTGCGTGCTTACCCGGATGCCCCGTTGGAAAAAAGAGAAACGGTTCCAAATGACCCGTTGTATCCGGACCAGCCCAGTCTGGAAAAAATAGCACTACCACAAGCCTGGGATTACACGACCGGAGGTACGAATGCCCTTGGCGACAAAATTGTCATTGCCGTTATCGACGAAGGATTTGACATCAGCCATACCGACTTTGAGGGTAATTTATGGTCTAATCCGGGAGAAATCCCCAATGATGGTATAGATAATGACCAAAATGGCTACGTCGACGATTTTTACGGCGTCAATTTGCAAAGCAAGAACGACCAGCATGTTGCCAAACAGCATGGTACCAGTGTTGCCGGTATCATTGGCGCCCGGGGCAACAATGCCACCGGAATCGCCGGGATCAATTGGAATACTCAGCTGATGCTGATCAGCATTCCCAATCTGACCATTTCCGATCTTTTCATCGGTTACGAATATGTCCTGGAGCAACGACGGAAATACAACCTGACCAATGGCCAGGATGGAGCATATGTGGTAGCATTCAATCAGTCGCTTGGTGTAACCGGACGTAAACCGGACGAATTTCCGGACTGGTGTCCCTATTTCGATGAAATGCTGGATGCCGGCATCCTGTTTATCAATGCGACCACTAACAGTGAATGGGATGTAGACACGCAATATGACATGCCTGCCAGCTGTCCTTCAGAGGGTCTGATCACGGTGACCAATACCAATCTTTCAGATGTTCGGGTCACCTCTGGTTATGGGCAAACGACCATAGACCTTGCAGCACCCGGCGACGGTAGTTACAGCCTGGGTATTAATAACGAATACCGTGACTTTACCGGAACTTCAGCAGCCTCACCGCACGTCTCCGGCGTGGTAGGACTTCTTTTCGGCTATCCCTGTACGGACTTTGCACAATATCTGAAAAGCAATCCCAGGGAGGGCGCAATCATCGTACGCGACTACCTGTTAAGTGGTGTAGACCTAATACCTTCCCTAGCAGAAGAAACGGTCACCGGAGGCAGGCTGAACGCCATAAATCCGATGCGCGCCATCCAGCAGGAATGGTGCAAAGAGGTACTTGGTGATGAATTGGTCATCCGTCAGGTTACCTTGAATCAAAGCGCACGCACCCTCCGGATCGATATTGTGCGCAAGGATGCTCAGCCGGTGGATTATCTGATCTGTAATACACTGGGACAGGTCATGTATCATGAGACCGTGACCAATCCTGTCCAGAATGTCATCTTTCTGGATCATCTGCCGGGCAACATTACCTATGGAAATGTCTACTTTGTCTGTCTGCGACAGGGAAAATCCATTGTTGCAACCAAATTGATCTACCTGTAA